A single genomic interval of Mauremys reevesii isolate NIE-2019 linkage group 24, ASM1616193v1, whole genome shotgun sequence harbors:
- the THBS3 gene encoding thrombospondin-3 isoform X1 — translation MEKGALCGLLALLVLGASSSARQQLQVLDLLTVTETRHMASVADKIRTQLLAVDDIYLLSTFRLPPKQGGLLFGLYSKKDNTRWLEASVIGKINKVLVRYMREDGKVHSVNLQHASVADGRSHTVIVRLSGLRGDSLAMELYVDCKQVDSSVGLPEVMILPQAEVESVEVRTGQKAYQKMQGFVESMKLILGGSMSRVGALSECPFQGDESIQNAVTGVLNSILGEQAKALVTQLTLFNRILGELRADIRDQVKEMSLIRNTIMECQVCGFHEHRSRCSPSPCFAGVDCMETYEYPGYRCGPCPPGFEGNGTHCADINECGYADPCFPGSKCMNSAPGFRCEPCPRGYKGNLISGVGTDYAKASKQVCTDIDECNDGNNGGCDPNSICTNTVGSYRCGPCKAGFLGNQTLGCVPQKSCSSPTHNPCDINGYCMFERNGAVSCACNVGWAGNGNVCGRDTDIDGYPDEPLPCIDNDKHCQQDNCRVTPNSGQEDADNDGVGDQCDDDADGDGIKNVEDNCRLFPNKDQQNSDTDSFGDACDNCPNVPNNDQRDTDSNGEGDACDNDIDGDGIPNVLDNCPKVPNPLQTDRDEDGVGDACDSCPEMSNPTQTDADSDLVGDVCDTNEDSDGDGHQDTKDNCAEIPNSSQLDSDNDGLGDECDNDDDNDGIPDYMAPGPDNCRLIPNPNQKDSDGNGVGDVCEEDFDNDTVVDQLDVCPESAEVTLTDFRAYQTVILDPEGDAQIDPNWVVLNQGMEIVQTMNSDPGLAVGYTAFNGVDFEGTFHVNTITDDDYAGFIFSYQDSASFYVVMWKQTEQTYWQATPFRAVAEPGLQLKAVKSKNGPGEHLRNALWHTGHTPDQVRLLWKDPRNVGWKDKTSYRWQLTHRPQVGYIRVRLYEGPRLVADSGVIIDTTMRGGRLGVFCFSQENIIWSNLQYRCNDTIPGDFEPFRRFLLEGRE, via the exons atgGAGAAGGGGGCGCTCTGCGGGCTGCTGGCGCTGCTCGTCCTCGGCGCGTCCAGCTCCGCCAGGCAGCAGCTGCAAG TCCTAGACCTGCTGACGGTGACTGAGACCCGGCACATGGCCAGTGTGGCAGACAAGATCAGGACCCAGCTACTGGCAGTTGATGACATTTACCTTCTCTCCACCTTCCGCCTGCCCCCCAAGCAGGGCGGGCTGCTCTTCGGCCTGTACTCCAAAAAGGACAACACCCGGTGGCTGGAAGCCTCCGTCATTGGGAAAATCAACAAAG TGCTCGTGCGCTACATGCGGGAAGATGGCAAGGTGCACTCCGTCAACCTGCAGCACGCCAGCGTGGCGGACGGGCGGAGCCACACGGTGATCGTGCGGCTGAGCGGCCTGCGTGGGGACAGCCTGGCCATGGAGCTCTACGTGGACTGCAAGCAGGTGGACTCCAGCGTGGGGCTGCCCGAGGTGATGATCCTgccccaggccgaggtggagtcGGTTGAGGTGCGCACAGGGCAGAAGGCCTATCAGAAGATGCAG GGGTTCGTGGAGTCAATGAAGCTGATTCTAGGAGGGTCCATGAGCCGAGTTGGGGCCCTGAGCGAATGTCCCTTCCAAGGGGATGAATCCATCCAGAACGCAG TGACCGGGGTGCTAAACTCCATCCTGG GTGAGCAGGCCAAAGCCCTGGTCACTCAGCTAACCCTCTTCAACCGGATCCTGGGGGAGCTGCGAGCGGACATCCGCGACCAG GTGAAGGAGATGTCTCTGATCCGGAACACCATCATGGAGTGCCAGGTCTGCG GGTTCCACGAGCACCGCTctcgctgcagccccagcccctgcttcgCTGGCGTCGACTGTATGGAGACGTACGAGTACCCCGGGTACCGCTGTGGGCCCTGCCCGCCCGGCTTTGAGGGCAACGGCACCCACTGTGCCGACATCAATGAG TGTGGTTATGCAGACCCCTGCTTCCCGGGCTCCAAGTGCATGAACAGCGCGCCTGGCTTCCGCTGCGAGCCCTGTCCTCGCGGGTACAAGGGGAACCTCATCTCTGGCGTGGGCACAGACTATGCCAAGGCCAGCAAGCAG gttTGTACAGATATTGACGAATGTAACGATGGCAACAATGGCGGCTGCGACCCGAACTCCATCTGCACCAACACGGTG GGCTCCTACAGGTGCGGGCCGTGTAAGGCTGGGTTCCTGGGGAACCAGACGCTGGGCTGCGTCCCACAGAAATCCTGCAGCAGCCCCACCCACAACCCCTGTGACATCAACGGCTACTGCATGTTCGAGCGGAACGGCGCCGTCTCCTGTGCG TGCAacgtgggctgggctgggaacgGGAACGTGTGTGGGCGGGACACGGACATCGATGGCTACCCAGACGAGCCGCTGCCCTGCATCGACAATGACAAGCACTGCCAGCAG GACAACTGTCGGGTGACGCCCAACTCCGGGCAGGAGGACGCTGACAATGACGGCGTCGGGGACCAGTGTGATGACGACGCGGATGGGGACGGCATCAAGAATGTGGAG gacAACTGccgactcttccccaacaaagaCCAGCAGAACTCAGACACAGACTCCTTCGGGGATGCCTGTGACAACTGCCCCAACGTACCCAACAACGACCAGCGGGACACGGACAGCAATGGTGAGGGGGATGCCTGTGACAACGACATCGACGGGGATG GGATCCCCAATGTTCTCGATAACTGCCCCAAGGTGCCCAACCCGCTGCAGACGGACCGGGATGAGGATGGCGTCGGGGATGCCTGTGACAGCTGCCCTGAAATGAGCAACCCCACTCAG ACAGATGCGGACAGCGACCTGGTGGGAGACGTCTGTGACACCAATGAGGACAG CGATGGGGACGGGCACCAGGACACCAAGGACAACTGTGCCGAGATCCCCAACAGCTCCCAGCTGGACTCGGACAATGACGGGCTGGGGGACGAGTGTGACAACGATGACGACAACGACGGCATCCCCGATTACATGGCGCCCGGCCCCGACAACTGCcgcctcatccccaaccccaaccAGAAGGACTCGGACG GGAACGGTGTGGGCGACGTCTGTGAGGAGGATTTCGACAATGACACTGTGGTGGACCAGCTGGACGTGTGTCCGGAGAGCGCCGAGGTGACGCTGACCGACTTCCGGGCCTACCAGACCGTCATCCTCGACCCCGAAGGGGATGCCCAGATCGACCCCAACTGGGTGGTTCTCAATCAG GGCATGGAGATTGTACAGACCATGAACAGTGACCCAGGCCTGGCAGTAG GCTACACGGCCTTCAATGGGGTGGACTTCGAGGGCACCTTTCACGTTAACACCATCACGGATGACGACTACGCCGGCTTCATCTTCAGCTACCAGGACAGCGCCAGTTTCTACGTGGTGATGTGGAAGCAGACAGAGCAGACGTACTGGCAGGCGACGCCCTTCCGGGCAGTGGCCGAGCCAGGTCTACAGCTCAAG GCCGTGAAGTCCAAGAATGGCCCCGGGGAGCACCTGCGCAACGCCCTGTGGCACACAGGCCACACCCCAGATCAGGTCCGGCTCCTCTGGAAAGACCCCCGCAACGTGGGCTGGAAAGATAAGACCTCCTATCGATGGCAGCTCACACACAGGCCCCAGGTGGGCTACATCAG GGTGCGGCTCTATGAGGGACCCCGTCTGGTGGCCGACTCTGGGGTGATCATCGACACCACCATGCGGGGCGGGCGGCTGGGCGTCTTCTGCTTTTCCCAGGAGAACATTATCTGGTCCAATCTGCAGTATCGGTGCAATG ACACGATCCCAGGAGACTTTGAGCCTTTCCGCCGATTCCTGCTGGAGGGCCGTGAGtga
- the THBS3 gene encoding thrombospondin-3 isoform X2 has product MASVADKIRTQLLAVDDIYLLSTFRLPPKQGGLLFGLYSKKDNTRWLEASVIGKINKVLVRYMREDGKVHSVNLQHASVADGRSHTVIVRLSGLRGDSLAMELYVDCKQVDSSVGLPEVMILPQAEVESVEVRTGQKAYQKMQGFVESMKLILGGSMSRVGALSECPFQGDESIQNAVTGVLNSILGEQAKALVTQLTLFNRILGELRADIRDQVKEMSLIRNTIMECQVCGFHEHRSRCSPSPCFAGVDCMETYEYPGYRCGPCPPGFEGNGTHCADINECGYADPCFPGSKCMNSAPGFRCEPCPRGYKGNLISGVGTDYAKASKQVCTDIDECNDGNNGGCDPNSICTNTVGSYRCGPCKAGFLGNQTLGCVPQKSCSSPTHNPCDINGYCMFERNGAVSCACNVGWAGNGNVCGRDTDIDGYPDEPLPCIDNDKHCQQDNCRVTPNSGQEDADNDGVGDQCDDDADGDGIKNVEDNCRLFPNKDQQNSDTDSFGDACDNCPNVPNNDQRDTDSNGEGDACDNDIDGDGIPNVLDNCPKVPNPLQTDRDEDGVGDACDSCPEMSNPTQTDADSDLVGDVCDTNEDSDGDGHQDTKDNCAEIPNSSQLDSDNDGLGDECDNDDDNDGIPDYMAPGPDNCRLIPNPNQKDSDGNGVGDVCEEDFDNDTVVDQLDVCPESAEVTLTDFRAYQTVILDPEGDAQIDPNWVVLNQGMEIVQTMNSDPGLAVGYTAFNGVDFEGTFHVNTITDDDYAGFIFSYQDSASFYVVMWKQTEQTYWQATPFRAVAEPGLQLKAVKSKNGPGEHLRNALWHTGHTPDQVRLLWKDPRNVGWKDKTSYRWQLTHRPQVGYIRVRLYEGPRLVADSGVIIDTTMRGGRLGVFCFSQENIIWSNLQYRCNDTIPGDFEPFRRFLLEGRE; this is encoded by the exons ATGGCCAGTGTGGCAGACAAGATCAGGACCCAGCTACTGGCAGTTGATGACATTTACCTTCTCTCCACCTTCCGCCTGCCCCCCAAGCAGGGCGGGCTGCTCTTCGGCCTGTACTCCAAAAAGGACAACACCCGGTGGCTGGAAGCCTCCGTCATTGGGAAAATCAACAAAG TGCTCGTGCGCTACATGCGGGAAGATGGCAAGGTGCACTCCGTCAACCTGCAGCACGCCAGCGTGGCGGACGGGCGGAGCCACACGGTGATCGTGCGGCTGAGCGGCCTGCGTGGGGACAGCCTGGCCATGGAGCTCTACGTGGACTGCAAGCAGGTGGACTCCAGCGTGGGGCTGCCCGAGGTGATGATCCTgccccaggccgaggtggagtcGGTTGAGGTGCGCACAGGGCAGAAGGCCTATCAGAAGATGCAG GGGTTCGTGGAGTCAATGAAGCTGATTCTAGGAGGGTCCATGAGCCGAGTTGGGGCCCTGAGCGAATGTCCCTTCCAAGGGGATGAATCCATCCAGAACGCAG TGACCGGGGTGCTAAACTCCATCCTGG GTGAGCAGGCCAAAGCCCTGGTCACTCAGCTAACCCTCTTCAACCGGATCCTGGGGGAGCTGCGAGCGGACATCCGCGACCAG GTGAAGGAGATGTCTCTGATCCGGAACACCATCATGGAGTGCCAGGTCTGCG GGTTCCACGAGCACCGCTctcgctgcagccccagcccctgcttcgCTGGCGTCGACTGTATGGAGACGTACGAGTACCCCGGGTACCGCTGTGGGCCCTGCCCGCCCGGCTTTGAGGGCAACGGCACCCACTGTGCCGACATCAATGAG TGTGGTTATGCAGACCCCTGCTTCCCGGGCTCCAAGTGCATGAACAGCGCGCCTGGCTTCCGCTGCGAGCCCTGTCCTCGCGGGTACAAGGGGAACCTCATCTCTGGCGTGGGCACAGACTATGCCAAGGCCAGCAAGCAG gttTGTACAGATATTGACGAATGTAACGATGGCAACAATGGCGGCTGCGACCCGAACTCCATCTGCACCAACACGGTG GGCTCCTACAGGTGCGGGCCGTGTAAGGCTGGGTTCCTGGGGAACCAGACGCTGGGCTGCGTCCCACAGAAATCCTGCAGCAGCCCCACCCACAACCCCTGTGACATCAACGGCTACTGCATGTTCGAGCGGAACGGCGCCGTCTCCTGTGCG TGCAacgtgggctgggctgggaacgGGAACGTGTGTGGGCGGGACACGGACATCGATGGCTACCCAGACGAGCCGCTGCCCTGCATCGACAATGACAAGCACTGCCAGCAG GACAACTGTCGGGTGACGCCCAACTCCGGGCAGGAGGACGCTGACAATGACGGCGTCGGGGACCAGTGTGATGACGACGCGGATGGGGACGGCATCAAGAATGTGGAG gacAACTGccgactcttccccaacaaagaCCAGCAGAACTCAGACACAGACTCCTTCGGGGATGCCTGTGACAACTGCCCCAACGTACCCAACAACGACCAGCGGGACACGGACAGCAATGGTGAGGGGGATGCCTGTGACAACGACATCGACGGGGATG GGATCCCCAATGTTCTCGATAACTGCCCCAAGGTGCCCAACCCGCTGCAGACGGACCGGGATGAGGATGGCGTCGGGGATGCCTGTGACAGCTGCCCTGAAATGAGCAACCCCACTCAG ACAGATGCGGACAGCGACCTGGTGGGAGACGTCTGTGACACCAATGAGGACAG CGATGGGGACGGGCACCAGGACACCAAGGACAACTGTGCCGAGATCCCCAACAGCTCCCAGCTGGACTCGGACAATGACGGGCTGGGGGACGAGTGTGACAACGATGACGACAACGACGGCATCCCCGATTACATGGCGCCCGGCCCCGACAACTGCcgcctcatccccaaccccaaccAGAAGGACTCGGACG GGAACGGTGTGGGCGACGTCTGTGAGGAGGATTTCGACAATGACACTGTGGTGGACCAGCTGGACGTGTGTCCGGAGAGCGCCGAGGTGACGCTGACCGACTTCCGGGCCTACCAGACCGTCATCCTCGACCCCGAAGGGGATGCCCAGATCGACCCCAACTGGGTGGTTCTCAATCAG GGCATGGAGATTGTACAGACCATGAACAGTGACCCAGGCCTGGCAGTAG GCTACACGGCCTTCAATGGGGTGGACTTCGAGGGCACCTTTCACGTTAACACCATCACGGATGACGACTACGCCGGCTTCATCTTCAGCTACCAGGACAGCGCCAGTTTCTACGTGGTGATGTGGAAGCAGACAGAGCAGACGTACTGGCAGGCGACGCCCTTCCGGGCAGTGGCCGAGCCAGGTCTACAGCTCAAG GCCGTGAAGTCCAAGAATGGCCCCGGGGAGCACCTGCGCAACGCCCTGTGGCACACAGGCCACACCCCAGATCAGGTCCGGCTCCTCTGGAAAGACCCCCGCAACGTGGGCTGGAAAGATAAGACCTCCTATCGATGGCAGCTCACACACAGGCCCCAGGTGGGCTACATCAG GGTGCGGCTCTATGAGGGACCCCGTCTGGTGGCCGACTCTGGGGTGATCATCGACACCACCATGCGGGGCGGGCGGCTGGGCGTCTTCTGCTTTTCCCAGGAGAACATTATCTGGTCCAATCTGCAGTATCGGTGCAATG ACACGATCCCAGGAGACTTTGAGCCTTTCCGCCGATTCCTGCTGGAGGGCCGTGAGtga